The following proteins are encoded in a genomic region of Pirellulales bacterium:
- a CDS encoding flippase-like domain-containing protein, whose product MKRRSIRRLVQLLVAVALLTVVVEAADWHAVASTIGKLRLAPLGLALALFLPQTLISALRWRAWCRPVGSISLVESIRQTLATSALNLAVPSKAGELAKAAMLPGLDAGGRARAALLAAIEKLADVVVLAAIAALLWGGAGTWIYVAGAATLAAASLAMWSRTRAALSPRQLVTLGGFTFLLWCLHLAQIGLFIRAAGVELPWTTVGARVPLAIFAGLLPVTWCGVGTRDAALVWLFADLAPADAMTVVGLLTALRYLVPGAAGIPFVGRYLPVHNTAASSRHSLPGSTDAQARRLAKPHNQGRCKHEASTAGKADFA is encoded by the coding sequence GTGAAACGACGGTCTATTCGGCGGCTTGTCCAGCTCCTGGTCGCCGTCGCGCTGCTGACAGTCGTCGTGGAAGCGGCCGACTGGCACGCCGTCGCGAGTACGATTGGCAAGCTGCGACTGGCTCCGCTCGGCTTGGCGCTGGCGTTGTTCTTACCGCAGACCCTGATTTCGGCCCTGCGCTGGCGAGCCTGGTGCCGTCCGGTCGGCTCCATCTCCCTCGTCGAGTCGATCCGCCAGACGCTGGCCACTTCGGCGCTGAACCTGGCGGTGCCGTCCAAGGCGGGCGAGTTGGCCAAGGCCGCCATGTTGCCGGGGCTCGACGCCGGTGGTCGAGCCCGGGCCGCCCTGCTTGCGGCGATCGAAAAGCTGGCCGACGTCGTCGTTCTGGCCGCGATCGCCGCGCTGCTCTGGGGTGGCGCGGGCACTTGGATCTATGTTGCAGGCGCGGCTACGCTCGCCGCGGCATCGTTGGCCATGTGGTCCAGAACACGCGCAGCCTTGTCTCCGCGACAGCTTGTCACGCTCGGCGGCTTCACCTTTCTGCTGTGGTGTTTGCACTTGGCTCAGATCGGCCTGTTCATTCGTGCCGCCGGCGTCGAGCTGCCCTGGACCACGGTTGGAGCACGAGTGCCGCTGGCGATTTTCGCCGGCCTGCTGCCAGTCACCTGGTGCGGCGTGGGCACGCGCGACGCGGCCTTGGTCTGGCTGTTTGCCGATCTCGCGCCGGCCGACGCCATGACCGTCGTTGGTCTGCTCACCGCGCTACGCTACCTGGTCCCCGGCGCGGCGGGCATTCCTTTCGTGGGGCGCTACTTGCCCGTGCACAACACGGCTGCAAGCAGTCGACACTCCCTACCAGGCAGTACCGACGCCCAAGCTCGTCGACTGGCGAAGCCGCACAATCAGGGTAGGTGCAAGCACGAAGCCAGCACCGCTGGCAAGGCGGATTTCGCGTAA